One stretch of Cydia pomonella isolate Wapato2018A chromosome 24, ilCydPomo1, whole genome shotgun sequence DNA includes these proteins:
- the LOC133530901 gene encoding zinc finger protein 91-like yields MMSIKQEKIKTEDIKPDLSKIKIEPEERKDPTSYLPEEPMVYTLKKKKKKKKHRQEDPFKDIEDKKPVEVIKDYEIEVETVPSLDPEISIKVENIEVELDFHDFAENGGLMVEGPQSEDSQEPEIKIEQQTHEAAILTFESIINEKTDKTVLGYSQETGLEAAPNYVCKICHLIFQSQKTLRMHQKRKHKVYRKSFKHICDYCGMSYEMKNSLAAHIKRKHGPNSSPDDREERTCEICALVFKGMTRLRMHMRRKHNLFEDSFQYECEDCGLTYDKYRSLVVHRQRKHTKVTKPEPTQWFNCPFCPKIFTKRETYARHVQRKHRINEDGAENDNISQEFLESCVNKDTGEISCNECPLVFSSLNFLKLHMRRKHNALKDDFRLKCMICNLSYDKIESLKRHVRRKHDSGAHCEVCNKQFDTREQYLNHSHVKVIKECPICGLIFSSQGGLGKHLRCTHKMDTPKTVFCNVCNEGFHDKRQLKPHLLKVHLNVSYTCRFCMKVFKAKESYRRHILFKHPAPSNDNNEQQKCEQCAETFADEFELSRHVHTAHSKKLESENTLIEIKKEEDIKELYQCTKCPENYPTWEQLRLHYEQNHQLVQDTQCQICGQILPTIELAKHIKQLHTEDTVLDCKYCKFKTTIKASMTQHMLRHKNATTIHCEYPGCRFKSFYEDAMVKHKKKHVDQGVKLQCSRCPFQTMNKYILRYHEEAHVTGKKRYTCDQCDYATILPANLVQHKYKHSTEKRFKCEYCPFATKYNTSLRFHVKKKHCDLPSFV; encoded by the exons ATGATGTcaataaaacaagaaaaaataaaaactgaagaTATTAAACCAGacctaagtaaaataaaaatagaacccGAAGAAAGAAAAGATCCAACTTCTTATTTACCGGAAGAACCTATGGTTTATACattaaagaagaaaaagaaaaaaaagaagcaTAGACAAGAGGACCCTTTCAAAGACATAGAGGATAAAAAACCAGTGGAGGTTATAAAGGATTATGAAATTGAGGTTGAGACTGTACCGAGTTTGGATCCTGAGATCAGTATTAAAGTAGAGAACATTGAAGTTGAACTGGATTTTCATGAT TTTGCGGAAAATGGCGGACTAATGGTCGAAGGACCTCAAAGCGAAGACAGTCAGGAGCCGGAAATAAAAATCGAGCAACAGACCCACGAAGCGGCTATTCTTACGTTCGAGAGTATTATCAACGAAAAGACAGACAAGACTGTTTTAGGTTACAGTCAAGAGACCGGCTTAGAAGCCGCACCTAACTATGTCTGCAAAATATGCCATTTAATATTTCAATCTCAGAAAACTTTACGCATGCACCAAAAAAGAAAGCATAAAGTTTACAGAAAATCATTTAAACACATATGCGATTACTGTGGAATGTCATATGAGATGAAGAACAGTTTAGCTGCTCATATAAAAAGGAAACATGGCCCTAATTCATCCCCAGATGATAGAGAGGAGAGGACGTGTGAGATCTGTGCATTAGTGTTCAAAGGAATGACAAGATTAAGAATGCATATGAGAAGAAAGCATAATCTCTTTGAAGACTCTTTTCAATATGAATGTGAAGATTGCGGTCTGACATATGATAAATATAGGAGTTTAGTTGTTCATAGACAAAGGAAGCATACAAAAGTTACTAAACCAGAACCAACCCAATGGTTCAACTGTCCATTTTGTCCTAAAATCTTTACTAAACGAGAAACTTACGCCAGACATGTACAAAGAAAGCACAGGATTAATGAAGATGGTGCAGAGAATGATAATATATCGCAAGAGTTTCTAGAAAGCTGTGTCAATAAAGACACTGGGGAGATTTCTTGTAATGAATGCCCACTAGTCTTCTCCTCTTTAAATTTCCTCAAACTGCATATGAGACGAAAACATAATGCGTTAAAAGATGACTTTAGATTGAAATGTATGATTTGTAATTTATCATATGATAAGATTGAGAGTCTGAAACGGCATGTCAGAAGAAAACACGACAGTGGCGCCCATTGCGAAGTGTGCAATAAACAGTTTGACACTAGAGAACAGTATTTGAACCATTCCCATGTAAAAGTTATAAAAGAATGTCCAATATGTGGCTTAATATTTTCTTCACAAGGCGGTTTGGGAAAGCATTTACGGTGTACACATAAAATGGACACACCGAAGACTGTGTTCTGTAATGTTTGTAATGAAGGTTTCCATGATAAGAGACAGTTGAAACCGCATTTATTAAAAGTGCATTTAAATGTGTCATACACTTGTAGGTTTTGTATGAAAGTGTTCAAAGCTAAAGAGAGTTACAGGcgtcacattttatttaaacatccAGCGCCAAGTAATGATAATAATGAGCAACAGAAATGTGAGCAATGTGCTGAAACTTTTGCAGACGAATTTGAACTCAGTCGTCATGTACACACGGCCCATTCTAAGAAGTTAGAATCTGAGAACACATTAATTGAAATCAAGAAGGAAGAAGATATAAAAGAGTTATATCAATGCACAAAGTGCCCAGAAAACTATCCAACTTGGGAGCAACTTAGGTTACATTATGAACAGAACCACCAGTTAGTTCAAGACACGCAATGTCAAATATGCGGCCAAATCCTCCCTACGATCGAACTAGCCAAACATATAAAGCAGCTACATACAGAAGACACTGTCCTGGATTGTAAATATTGCAAGTTTAAAACAACCATTAAAGCAAGTATGACACAACATATGCTGAGACACAAAAATGCTACTACCATCCATTGTGAATATCCCGGTTGTAGATTCAAGTCATTCTATGAGGATGCAATGGTCAAACATAAGAAAAAACATGTTGATCAAGGTGTGAAACTACAATGTAGTAGATGTCCTTTCCAAACTATGAATAAGTACATTTTAAGGTATCATGAAGAAGCTCATGTAACTGGCAAGAAAAGATACACTTGTGACCAATGTGACTATGCTACTATACTACCTGCCAATTTGGTACAACATAAGTATAAGCATTCAACGGAAAAAAGGTTCAAATGCGAATATTGTCCGTTCGctactaaatataatacatcGTTACGTTTTCATGTTAAGAAAAAGCACTGTGATCTCCCGTCTTTTGTTTGA
- the LOC133531001 gene encoding adrenodoxin-like protein 1, mitochondrial — translation MFQAVLKRCLLPSNLKAFRVVRSATIRRIHVTPALKHGEYEWQDPKSEEEVVNIVYVTKDGKKHPIRGKVGDNVLYLAHRYGIEMEGACEASLACTTCHVYVHENYLDHLPPSEEKEDDLLDMAPFLKENSRLGCQITLTKDLEGMEVQLPKATRNFYVDGHKPTPH, via the exons ATGTTTCAAGCAGTTTTAAAGCGCTGTTTACTTCCGTCAAATTTGAAAGCATTTAGAGTAGTCCGCTCTGCTACTATAAGAAGAATTCATGTTACTCCAG CTTTAAAACACGGTGAATACGAGTGGCAGGATCCTAAGTCAGAGGAAGAGGT tgtaaatattgtatatgtaaCTAAGGACGGCAAAAAACACCCAATTAGAGGCAAGGTCGGTGACAACGTGTTGTATTTGGCTCATAGATATGGCATCGAAATGGAAG GTGCATGTGAAGCATCACTAGCATGTACAACCTGTCATGTATATGTCCATGAGAACTATCTGGACCACCTACCTCCTTCCGAAGAGAAGGAAGATGATTTACTTGATATGGCGCCATTCTTGAAAGAGAATTCTAGATTAG GTTGTCAAATTACACTAACCAAAGACCTAGAAGGCATGGAAGTACAACTACCAAAAGCAACAAGGAACTTCTATGTAGACGGACATAAGCCCACACCTCATTGA
- the LOC133531000 gene encoding B-cell lymphoma 6 protein-like, which produces MEDYLEEDEIKIEYYDDFETDPLCEKSGKNSIRSSDAVNDIVSSSTVQCERPLINDVQYDSIDNSSPEMTICELEQDVEIDMNAEPTNHVNWYRAIDETGKFVCRFCDLTYSTVQTIRHHVKTKHPNEANALRNTIKNNKRNPKIKCHICNKRFKAVNNLKEHIKQHHSGNIQKSCQVCFAAFNNDQEMTVHLYQKHQKLTNTKIYSCTLCGYQTRKLSHFKQHRNTHLPNKQMKCDFCDYATNYLPNLKIHQRIHTNFKPYLCTFYNCGYRCSAKSALRSHQLKHNPEENMLYCDKCTYKTVYKSSLKKHIESHKRNSLKCM; this is translated from the exons ATGGAAGACTACTTAGAAGAAGACGAAATCAAAATAGAATATTATGACGATTTCGAAACGGATCCTTTGTGTGAGAAATCAGGAAAAAACTCGATCAGGAGTAGCGACGCAGTGAATGACATTGTTTCATCAAGTACTGTACAGTGCGAG AGGCCCTTAATCAATGACGTACAATATGACTCCATTGATAATTCGTCACCAGAAATGACCATTTGTGAACTTGAACAAGATGTTGAAATTGAT ATGAATGCTGAACCAACAAACCATGTCAATTGGTATAGAGCTATTGATGAGACTGGCAAATTTGTGTGCCGCTTCTGTGACCTGACTTACTCCACCGTTCAAACGATTCGCCACCATGTCAAAACAAAACATCCTAATGAAGCAAATGCTTTAagaaacacaattaaaaacaacaaaagaaaCCCTAAAATTAAATGCCATATCTGTAACAAAAGATTCAAAGCTGTCAACAATCTAAAAGAGCATATTAAACAGCATCACTCTGGAAACATACAAAAATCCTGTCAAGTATGCTTCGCAGCTTTTAATAATGATCAAGAAATGACGGTACATCTGTATCAAAAGCATCAGAAACTAACCAACACCAAAATATATTCTTGTACTCTGTGTGGATATCAAACTCGAAAACTATCACATTTCAAGCAGCATAGAAATACACATTTACcaaataaacaaatgaaatgTGACTTTTGTGATTATGCAACTAATTATTTGCCAAATTTGAAGATACATCAGAgaattcatacaaattttaagcCATATTTATGCACATTTTATAACTGTGGTTATCGCTGTAGTGCTAAGTCAGCATTGAGGAGCCATCAACTAAAGCACAATCCTGAAGAAAATATGCTTTACTGTGACAAATGCACTTATAAAACAGTATATAAGAGCTCTTTAAAAAAGCATATTGAAAGCCATAAGAGGAAcagtttaaaatgtatgtag